In one window of Janthinobacterium sp. 1_2014MBL_MicDiv DNA:
- the tolB gene encoding Tol-Pal system beta propeller repeat protein TolB — protein sequence MMIMKKMSYVVLCASLVLGATAAQAQLRVEITGIGSNQIPVTIAPFVNEAAAPQSLSGIIKADLARSGVFKLIDTDAPIAETAPVSYDQWKSRGADALAAGSVQSMADGRLDVRYKLFDTIKGAQLSSMNNAAAPQFNRLLAHKIADDIYEKLTGTKGAFATRIAYVTQSGREYRLEIADADGEGIQVALRSHEPIISPAWSPDGTKVAYVSFEKRKPIVYVQNLVTRQRTIVSNEKGSNSAPSWSPDGSRLAVALSRDGHTQVYIMNADGGGLRRLTTSSGIDTEPQFSADGQSIYFTSDRSGGPQIYRMPVSGGEAKRVTFGGSYNTSPRISSDGKTLAYISRRDGNFQLYALDLASGQDLRLSDTANDESPSFSPNGKYIMYATESGRRKSLAVVSVDGRVKQRLTTQAGNIKEPTWGPFMK from the coding sequence ATGATGATCATGAAAAAAATGAGCTATGTCGTGCTCTGCGCCAGCCTGGTGCTGGGCGCCACGGCTGCCCAGGCGCAACTGCGCGTGGAAATTACCGGGATCGGCAGCAACCAGATCCCCGTTACCATCGCCCCGTTCGTCAATGAAGCGGCGGCGCCGCAATCGCTGTCGGGCATCATCAAGGCCGACCTGGCGCGCAGCGGCGTGTTCAAGCTGATCGACACCGATGCACCGATCGCCGAAACGGCCCCCGTCAGCTACGATCAGTGGAAGTCGCGCGGCGCCGATGCGCTGGCGGCCGGCAGCGTGCAAAGCATGGCCGATGGCCGCCTGGACGTGCGCTACAAGCTGTTCGACACCATCAAGGGCGCCCAGCTGTCGAGCATGAACAATGCGGCCGCACCGCAGTTCAACCGCTTGCTGGCGCACAAGATCGCCGATGACATCTATGAAAAGCTGACGGGCACCAAGGGCGCGTTCGCCACGCGCATCGCCTATGTCACGCAGTCGGGCCGCGAATACCGCCTGGAAATCGCCGACGCCGACGGCGAAGGCATCCAGGTCGCCCTGCGCTCGCACGAGCCGATCATTTCGCCGGCCTGGTCGCCGGACGGCACCAAGGTGGCGTATGTCTCGTTTGAAAAACGCAAGCCCATCGTCTACGTGCAAAACCTGGTGACGCGCCAGCGCACCATCGTGTCGAACGAAAAAGGCAGCAATTCGGCGCCGAGCTGGAGCCCGGACGGCTCGCGCCTGGCCGTGGCCCTGTCGCGCGACGGACATACCCAGGTCTACATCATGAACGCCGATGGCGGTGGCTTGCGCCGCCTGACCACCAGCAGCGGCATCGATACGGAACCCCAATTCTCGGCCGATGGCCAAAGCATCTACTTCACCAGTGATCGCAGCGGCGGACCACAAATCTACCGCATGCCCGTCAGTGGCGGCGAAGCCAAGCGCGTGACGTTTGGCGGCTCCTACAACACCAGCCCGCGGATTTCGTCCGACGGGAAGACACTCGCTTATATTTCCCGTCGCGACGGCAATTTCCAGCTCTACGCGCTTGACCTGGCTAGTGGCCAGGACTTGCGCCTGTCGGACACCGCCAACGACGAATCACCGAGCTTTTCGCCCAACGGGAAATATATTATGTACGCGACCGAATCCGGGCGACGCAAGTCGCTGGCGGTAGTTTCGGTGGATGGCCGCGTCAAGCAGCGTCTGACCACGCAAGCTGGCAATATCAAGGAGCCCACCTGGGGTCCTTTCATGAAGTAA
- the pal gene encoding peptidoglycan-associated lipoprotein Pal, which yields MSNFKSLAFIAATAALLSACSTPVKLAETPVVERAPEKTAPPADVREVNTVVAETVDPLNDPKGVLANRSVYFDFDKYVVRESETPVVQNHAAYLVKTPARKVIIQGNTDDRGGAEYNLALGQKRAEAVRKSMAALGVSDSQMEAVSFGKEKPKAQGNNEAAWAENRRADIAY from the coding sequence ATGAGTAACTTTAAAAGTTTAGCTTTCATCGCAGCTACTGCAGCCCTGTTGTCGGCTTGCAGCACCCCTGTCAAACTGGCAGAAACCCCAGTCGTCGAGCGCGCTCCTGAAAAAACCGCGCCACCAGCAGACGTACGCGAAGTCAACACCGTTGTTGCTGAAACCGTTGACCCGCTGAACGATCCAAAAGGCGTGCTGGCTAACCGCAGCGTGTACTTCGACTTCGACAAATACGTCGTGCGTGAATCGGAAACGCCAGTGGTGCAAAACCACGCGGCTTACCTGGTGAAGACCCCAGCACGCAAAGTCATCATCCAAGGCAACACCGATGATCGCGGCGGCGCCGAGTACAACCTGGCCCTGGGTCAGAAACGTGCTGAAGCAGTGCGCAAGTCGATGGCCGCCCTGGGCGTGTCCGACAGCCAGATGGAAGCAGTGTCCTTCGGCAAAGAAAAGCCTAAGGCTCAAGGTAACAACGAAGCAGCATGGGCAGAAAACCGCCGCGCTGACATCGCTTATTGA
- the ybgF gene encoding tol-pal system protein YbgF, with protein MMTFSKAGVAAALLAAFAALPLHANAALFDDDEARKAILELRSKVDALARDMNSRIDTKADKTSTLSLINQHDQTMQEIARLRGQIEVLGNDLANAQKRQKDFYTDLDARLRKLEPRQVTIDGQEAAVGVSEQGAYDAALGLFKSGDYKAAATSLDAFVKRYPESAYAANAQYWLGNAHYAQRDCKSAISAQQVVVKNYPDSPKAADAMLNIASCYTELKDKANATKTYNALISRYPDSSAAQTAKERAGKK; from the coding sequence ATGATGACATTCTCGAAAGCCGGCGTCGCCGCCGCCCTGCTGGCCGCCTTTGCCGCCCTGCCCCTGCACGCCAACGCGGCCCTGTTCGACGACGACGAAGCACGCAAGGCCATCCTGGAGCTGCGCTCCAAGGTCGACGCGCTGGCGCGGGACATGAATAGCCGCATCGACACGAAAGCGGACAAGACCAGCACCTTGAGCCTGATCAACCAGCACGACCAGACCATGCAGGAGATCGCCCGCCTGCGCGGCCAGATCGAAGTGCTGGGCAATGACCTGGCCAACGCGCAAAAGCGCCAGAAGGATTTCTACACCGACCTCGACGCGCGCCTGCGCAAGCTCGAACCGCGCCAGGTCACCATCGACGGCCAGGAAGCGGCCGTGGGCGTCTCCGAGCAAGGCGCGTATGACGCCGCCCTGGGCCTGTTCAAGTCGGGCGACTACAAGGCGGCGGCCACTTCGCTGGACGCCTTCGTCAAGCGCTACCCGGAGTCCGCCTACGCGGCCAACGCGCAATACTGGCTGGGCAACGCCCACTACGCCCAGCGCGACTGCAAGAGCGCCATCAGCGCCCAGCAAGTGGTCGTGAAGAACTACCCGGACAGCCCGAAGGCAGCCGACGCCATGCTCAACATCGCCAGCTGCTACACGGAACTGAAAGACAAGGCCAACGCCACCAAGACTTACAACGCGCTGATCTCGCGCTATCCGGACTCCAGCGCCGCCCAGACGGCCAAGGAACGCGCAGGTAAAAAGTAA
- a CDS encoding acyltransferase family protein yields MKAVAGIDADKVLRAQFGWINLLKAGAAQLIVLHHLAFYGPMSDYVQPLWPDLLDWLGGSARIAVQVFLVIGGFLVAKSLAPAALPGIDSPLQAIWRRYAKLAPPFLAATLLAAVATPVAGIWMMHDSMSAAVTLGQLSAHALLLHGVLGYESLSAGAWYVAIDFQLYLLTVLLLWLSGRLAGQRRPGWLMPLAVTVGIILSLLYFNLDAGWDNWAPYFFGSYGLGMLAWWASDPKRKPGAMTVLMALAAVPVLLALAIDYRSRIALALIVACALFLFGRARTPSRGRAWNVINALGRISYAVFLVHFPVSLLVNALFTSYVPLEPEWQALGMLTAWGASLAAGAAFYRWVEVPLGRVVQAWVAKAGVRTVSA; encoded by the coding sequence ATGAAGGCAGTGGCAGGAATCGACGCGGACAAGGTGCTGCGCGCGCAGTTTGGCTGGATTAATCTGTTGAAGGCGGGCGCGGCGCAATTGATCGTGCTGCACCATCTGGCGTTTTACGGCCCCATGTCCGATTACGTGCAACCGCTGTGGCCCGACTTGCTGGACTGGCTGGGCGGCAGCGCGCGCATCGCCGTGCAAGTGTTCCTCGTCATCGGTGGCTTTCTCGTCGCCAAGTCCCTTGCTCCTGCGGCTCTTCCTGGTATCGATTCCCCCTTGCAAGCCATCTGGCGCCGCTATGCCAAGCTGGCGCCGCCATTCCTGGCCGCCACCCTGCTTGCCGCCGTCGCGACCCCCGTGGCCGGCATCTGGATGATGCACGATTCCATGTCGGCCGCCGTCACCCTGGGCCAGCTCAGTGCCCATGCCTTGCTGCTGCATGGCGTGCTCGGCTATGAATCGCTGTCGGCTGGCGCCTGGTATGTGGCCATCGATTTCCAGCTATACCTGCTGACGGTGTTGCTGCTGTGGCTGAGTGGCCGCCTGGCGGGTCAGCGGCGGCCGGGCTGGCTGATGCCGCTGGCCGTCACCGTGGGCATCATTCTTTCCTTGCTGTACTTCAATCTCGATGCCGGCTGGGATAACTGGGCGCCGTACTTCTTCGGCAGCTATGGCCTGGGCATGCTGGCCTGGTGGGCCAGCGACCCCAAACGCAAGCCTGGCGCCATGACCGTGCTCATGGCCCTGGCCGCCGTGCCCGTCCTGCTGGCCCTGGCCATCGACTATCGCAGCCGCATCGCGCTGGCCCTGATCGTCGCCTGCGCGCTGTTCCTGTTCGGCCGCGCCCGCACGCCTTCCCGTGGACGCGCCTGGAACGTCATCAACGCCCTGGGCCGCATCTCGTACGCCGTCTTCCTCGTCCACTTTCCCGTCAGCCTGCTGGTCAATGCATTATTTACCAGTTACGTCCCGCTCGAGCCGGAATGGCAGGCGCTGGGCATGCTGACGGCCTGGGGCGCCAGCCTGGCGGCCGGTGCCGCGTTCTATCGTTGGGTGGAGGTGCCGCTGGGACGCGTGGTGCAGGCCTGGGTGGCGAAGGCTGGCGTGCGGACGGTGTCGGCGTAG
- a CDS encoding ArsR/SmtB family transcription factor — translation MRPHKHPPASEFVLERVLYALSDSIRLDIVRHLARVDAAACGDLDGGRPKSTVSHHFKVLREAGLVYTENAGTTHMNTLRRADIESRFPGLLDAILAQQPLLQEFGGQGGA, via the coding sequence ATGCGTCCACACAAACATCCTCCCGCCAGCGAATTCGTCCTCGAGCGCGTGCTCTACGCCTTGAGCGATTCCATCCGCCTCGACATCGTGCGCCACCTGGCCCGCGTCGACGCGGCCGCGTGCGGCGACCTGGACGGTGGACGGCCGAAATCGACCGTCTCGCACCACTTCAAGGTCTTGCGCGAAGCGGGCCTCGTCTACACGGAAAACGCAGGCACCACGCACATGAATACCCTGCGCCGCGCCGATATCGAGAGCCGTTTTCCCGGCTTGCTCGATGCCATCCTCGCACAGCAGCCGCTGCTGCAGGAGTTTGGCGGGCAGGGCGGCGCGTAG
- a CDS encoding NADH:flavin oxidoreductase/NADH oxidase: MSALFQPYTLKDITVRNRIAVPPMCQYMAVDGQANDWHLSHYAGMARGGAGLVIVEATAVAPEGRITPGCTGIWNDDLAQAFVPVVKAIKAAGAVPGIQIAHAGRKASANRPWEGDDHIVDGDARGWQTIAPSAIAFGGGLPKVPRAMDLDDIARVRQNFVDAAVRAREVGFEWLELHFAHGYLAQSFFSAHSNQRDDIYGGSLENRSRFLLETLKAVREVWPEHLPLTIRFGVLEFDGRDEQTLLESIGLVRQFKDAGMDMISVSMGFTIPDVTIPWGPAFMGPIAERVRREAGVPVSSAWGFGTPAIAERVVKEEQLDLVMVGKAHLANPHWAYFAAKELKVERASWTLPAPYAHWLERY; the protein is encoded by the coding sequence ATGTCCGCCCTCTTCCAGCCCTACACCCTCAAAGACATCACCGTGCGCAACCGCATCGCCGTGCCGCCCATGTGCCAGTACATGGCCGTCGATGGCCAGGCCAACGACTGGCACCTGTCGCATTACGCAGGCATGGCGCGCGGCGGCGCCGGCCTGGTGATCGTCGAAGCAACCGCCGTGGCGCCGGAAGGCCGCATCACGCCCGGCTGCACCGGCATCTGGAACGATGATCTGGCGCAAGCCTTTGTACCCGTCGTGAAAGCCATCAAGGCGGCCGGCGCCGTGCCCGGCATCCAGATCGCCCACGCGGGCCGCAAGGCCAGCGCCAACCGCCCATGGGAAGGCGACGACCATATTGTTGACGGCGACGCGCGCGGCTGGCAAACCATCGCCCCTTCCGCCATCGCCTTTGGCGGCGGCTTGCCGAAGGTGCCGCGCGCCATGGATCTCGACGATATCGCCCGCGTGCGCCAGAATTTCGTCGACGCCGCCGTGCGGGCCCGTGAAGTGGGCTTCGAATGGCTGGAACTGCACTTCGCCCATGGTTACCTGGCGCAAAGCTTCTTTTCCGCCCACTCGAACCAGCGCGACGATATCTACGGCGGCAGCCTGGAAAACCGCAGCCGCTTCTTGCTGGAAACATTGAAAGCCGTGCGTGAAGTGTGGCCCGAGCACCTGCCGCTGACGATCCGCTTCGGCGTGCTGGAATTCGACGGCCGCGACGAGCAAACCCTGCTCGAATCGATCGGCCTGGTACGCCAGTTCAAGGATGCCGGCATGGACATGATCAGCGTCAGCATGGGCTTTACCATTCCCGACGTGACCATCCCGTGGGGCCCGGCCTTCATGGGCCCGATCGCCGAGCGCGTGCGCCGCGAAGCGGGCGTGCCCGTCTCGTCGGCCTGGGGCTTCGGCACGCCGGCCATTGCCGAACGCGTCGTCAAGGAAGAGCAGCTGGACCTGGTGATGGTCGGCAAGGCACACCTGGCCAATCCGCACTGGGCCTACTTTGCCGCCAAGGAATTGAAAGTCGAGCGCGCCTCGTGGACCCTGCCGGCGCCCTACGCGCACTGGCTGGAACGCTACTGA